The Gemmatimonadaceae bacterium genome window below encodes:
- a CDS encoding FAD-dependent oxidoreductase: MTRFAVLGTGMAGFGAGHALEAAGMPFVMYDRNPYYGGHTHSLRYDSGFVFDEGGHVSFTKHAHVRDILAENVKGEFEERRLGADNYWKGLRIPHPVQCNLAKLPPDLSVDILTEYASQFGSTLAPDASYAEWLVGAYGKTFASTFPMVYGHKYHTTTMDRLTTDWIGPRMYRPSLDEVFRGAIAGAKQVNGAHYVDMFRYPKVGGFKTYLEAFAGRYEMRLDHKLVEIDPMAKTLRFADGKVESYDRVVSSIPLPELIPLIARAPDDVRSAAKQLAFTTAVLINLGIDREDLSNAGITYFYDEDIIFSRVNLPHMFSPRNAPPGCGTIQAEVYFSDKYRPLPPDPSTLIERVIADLRRAEFIRETDKILLKDVAMNRYANVIYDVDRPAAVATIHGFLNDVGIHYCGRYGDWNHAWTDQAFISGEEAAKKALDRV; the protein is encoded by the coding sequence GTGACTCGTTTCGCCGTGTTGGGCACGGGCATGGCCGGCTTCGGTGCGGGGCATGCGCTCGAGGCCGCGGGGATGCCGTTCGTCATGTACGACCGGAATCCGTACTATGGCGGCCACACGCACTCGCTCCGCTACGACAGCGGGTTCGTGTTCGACGAGGGCGGGCACGTGTCGTTCACCAAGCACGCCCACGTGCGGGACATCCTCGCCGAGAACGTAAAGGGCGAGTTCGAAGAGCGGCGTCTTGGCGCGGACAACTATTGGAAGGGGCTGCGCATTCCGCATCCGGTCCAGTGCAACCTCGCGAAGCTGCCGCCGGATCTCAGTGTCGACATTCTGACGGAATACGCCTCGCAATTCGGAAGCACGCTCGCTCCGGACGCGAGTTACGCGGAGTGGCTCGTCGGCGCGTACGGAAAGACTTTCGCCAGCACCTTTCCGATGGTCTACGGCCACAAGTACCACACGACGACGATGGACCGCCTGACGACCGACTGGATCGGGCCGCGGATGTATCGTCCGAGTCTGGACGAGGTGTTCCGCGGCGCGATCGCCGGCGCGAAGCAGGTGAACGGCGCGCACTACGTCGACATGTTCCGCTATCCGAAGGTCGGCGGCTTCAAGACGTACCTCGAGGCATTCGCCGGTCGCTACGAGATGCGACTGGACCACAAGCTCGTCGAGATCGATCCCATGGCGAAGACACTTCGCTTCGCCGACGGCAAGGTGGAATCGTACGACCGGGTTGTTTCGTCGATCCCGCTGCCCGAGCTCATTCCGCTCATCGCGCGCGCGCCGGACGACGTGCGAAGTGCCGCGAAGCAGTTGGCTTTCACGACGGCGGTGCTGATCAACCTCGGCATCGACCGCGAGGATCTCTCCAACGCCGGCATCACGTACTTCTACGACGAAGACATCATCTTTTCGCGGGTCAATCTCCCGCACATGTTCTCGCCGCGAAACGCGCCGCCGGGGTGCGGAACGATCCAGGCGGAGGTGTACTTCTCCGACAAGTACCGTCCGCTGCCGCCGGACCCGTCGACGCTGATCGAGCGCGTGATCGCCGATCTGCGCCGGGCGGAGTTCATCCGCGAGACGGACAAGATCCTGCTGAAGGACGTCGCGATGAACCGCTACGCGAACGTCATCTACGACGTCGATCGTCCGGCCGCGGTGGCGACGATTCACGGTTTCCTGAACGACGTCGGCATCCATTATTGCGGCCGTTACGGCGACTGGAACCACGCCTGGACGGATCAGGCGTTCATCAGCGGCGAGGAAGCGGCGAAGAAGGCGTTGGATCGCGTTTAG
- a CDS encoding SDR family oxidoreductase, producing MLMTGHDGYIGAVLAPFLTAEGHEVVGLDTRYYRDCAFGDDTPRVPVIERDLRDVRPGDIAGFDAVVHLAALSNDPVGDLNPDCTYGINHRASLHLARLAKDAGVRRFLFSSSCSVYGASSPDDVLDEQATFAPITPYAESKVSVEAGLLEVADDDFSPTFLRNATVYGVSPRLRGDVVVNNLVGWAVATGKVVLKSDGSPWRPLVHVEDVCRAFAAILVAPREAIHAQAFNVGRQGENYRIRTVAEMVQRAVPRSEVSFAEGAGPDPRCYRVDFSKITRLVPAFQPTWNVERGINQLRDAFVAVGLTRDDLEGARYSRVKSILRLLEQGRVDSDLRWRKAS from the coding sequence GTGCTGATGACGGGACACGACGGCTACATCGGCGCGGTCCTCGCTCCGTTTCTTACGGCCGAGGGACACGAGGTCGTCGGGCTCGACACGCGCTATTACCGTGACTGCGCCTTCGGCGACGACACACCGCGCGTTCCGGTGATCGAGCGCGATCTGCGCGACGTGCGCCCCGGCGACATTGCCGGTTTCGACGCCGTCGTGCACCTCGCCGCGCTGTCCAACGACCCGGTGGGCGATCTCAATCCGGATTGCACATACGGTATCAACCACCGCGCGTCGCTGCATTTGGCGCGGCTCGCGAAGGACGCCGGCGTCCGGCGTTTCCTGTTCTCGTCGTCGTGCAGCGTCTACGGCGCGTCGAGCCCGGACGACGTGCTCGACGAGCAGGCGACGTTCGCACCGATCACGCCGTATGCCGAGTCGAAGGTGTCGGTGGAGGCAGGCCTCCTCGAGGTGGCCGACGACGATTTCAGTCCGACGTTTCTTCGCAACGCGACGGTGTATGGTGTGTCGCCGCGCTTGAGGGGCGACGTCGTGGTGAACAATCTCGTTGGCTGGGCAGTGGCCACGGGCAAGGTCGTGCTGAAGAGCGACGGCTCGCCCTGGCGTCCTCTCGTCCACGTCGAGGACGTCTGCCGCGCATTCGCGGCAATTCTCGTCGCGCCGCGCGAGGCCATCCATGCGCAGGCGTTCAACGTCGGGCGGCAGGGCGAGAACTATCGCATTCGCACCGTCGCCGAGATGGTGCAGCGCGCCGTTCCGCGCAGCGAGGTGAGCTTCGCCGAAGGCGCCGGCCCCGATCCGCGCTGTTACCGCGTCGATTTCTCGAAGATCACGCGCCTGGTACCGGCGTTCCAGCCGACGTGGAACGTCGAGCGCGGCATCAATCAGCTGCGCGACGCATTCGTGGCCGTCGGACTCACGCGCGACGATTTGGAAGGGGCTCGCTACTCGCGCGTCAAATCGATTCTTCGTCTACTCGAGCAGGGCCGCGTCGATTCGGACCTGCGTTGGAGAAAAGCGTCGTGA
- a CDS encoding PIG-L deacetylase family protein gives MLSFTLGLSPRGPLAVLCLGAHADDIEIGCGGTLLRLVAERRRVHVHWVVFSGDPRRASEARTSAARLMRGAAKLEIEVADFRDGFFPFEGAAIKERFELLKSRIDPDLIFTHRGDDAHQDHRAVSELTWNTFRDYCILEYEIPKYDGDLGRPNVFVPLDAAIRRRKVRHLMAAFPTQRRKRWFTAETFDGLMRLRGVECAAPEGYAEAFHARKLLVAPGGSR, from the coding sequence ATGCTGTCGTTCACGCTCGGCCTTTCTCCGCGTGGTCCCCTCGCGGTGCTCTGCCTCGGCGCGCACGCCGACGACATCGAGATCGGATGCGGCGGAACGCTGCTTCGTCTCGTGGCCGAGCGGCGCCGGGTGCACGTGCACTGGGTGGTGTTCAGCGGCGACCCACGCCGCGCGAGCGAGGCGCGGACCAGCGCCGCGCGGCTGATGCGCGGCGCCGCGAAGCTGGAGATCGAGGTTGCCGACTTCCGCGACGGCTTCTTTCCGTTCGAGGGCGCGGCGATCAAAGAGCGGTTCGAGCTGCTCAAGAGCCGCATCGATCCCGACCTGATCTTCACGCACCGCGGCGATGACGCCCATCAGGACCATCGCGCGGTGTCCGAGCTGACATGGAACACGTTCCGCGACTATTGCATCCTCGAGTACGAAATCCCGAAATACGACGGAGATCTTGGGCGCCCCAACGTGTTCGTTCCTCTCGACGCGGCGATTCGCCGGCGGAAGGTGCGGCATCTGATGGCGGCCTTCCCGACGCAGCGCCGCAAGCGGTGGTTCACCGCGGAGACGTTCGACGGTCTCATGCGGCTGCGCGGCGTCGAATGCGCGGCGCCCGAGGGGTACGCCGAGGCGTTTCACGCCCGCAAGCTGCTCGTCGCACCCGGCGGGTCCCGCTGA
- a CDS encoding SAF domain-containing protein, with the protein MLDTALRRREADGRPIRVGMIGAGATGRAIALQLGTPVPGIRLAGIANRTPANAERAFREAGIANWKNTDQPGVAAESIRRGVPVLTDDAELLVRSPEIDLIVEATGSIDFAAGLVLDAIDHKKHTVIVNAELDSLVGPILKTKADAAGVVITNTDGDEPGVAMTLVRYLRGIGMKVVAAGNIKGMVDHYRTPETQREFAARYDQNVWKVTSFADATKLSMETTVLANATGFHVGRRGMYGPPCKDVRELATLLPAEAMLDGGIVDYSLGAEPRTGGFAIVHETNPLKSAQLTYYRMGDGPFHVFFTPFHLPHLQIASTIGRAALFNDATVTPLDGPRCEVLAVAKRDLRAGEKLDAIGGFCTYGLIDNSSAARGINALPIGLAEGCTLARDVAKDSALTMADVRMPAERLSDKLWGEQQQRWPAGSQASARPALERDLVTR; encoded by the coding sequence ATGCTCGACACTGCGCTGCGGCGTCGTGAGGCCGACGGTCGTCCCATCCGGGTCGGCATGATCGGCGCGGGAGCCACCGGACGCGCGATCGCTCTCCAACTCGGCACGCCGGTGCCGGGCATCCGCCTCGCGGGAATCGCCAACCGAACGCCGGCCAACGCCGAGCGCGCGTTTCGCGAGGCCGGCATCGCCAACTGGAAAAACACGGATCAACCGGGCGTCGCTGCGGAAAGCATCCGTCGCGGCGTTCCGGTGCTGACCGACGACGCGGAGTTGTTGGTGCGCTCGCCCGAGATCGACCTGATCGTCGAGGCGACGGGTTCGATCGACTTCGCCGCCGGCCTCGTGCTCGACGCGATCGATCACAAGAAGCACACGGTGATCGTGAACGCCGAGCTGGACTCGCTCGTCGGGCCGATTCTGAAGACGAAGGCTGACGCCGCGGGGGTCGTGATCACGAACACCGACGGCGACGAGCCGGGCGTCGCGATGACGCTGGTGCGCTATCTGCGCGGCATCGGCATGAAGGTCGTGGCAGCCGGCAACATCAAGGGAATGGTCGACCACTACCGGACGCCCGAGACCCAGCGCGAGTTCGCCGCGCGCTACGACCAGAACGTCTGGAAGGTGACGTCGTTCGCCGACGCGACCAAGCTGTCGATGGAAACGACCGTTCTCGCGAACGCGACTGGCTTCCACGTCGGACGTCGCGGCATGTACGGCCCGCCGTGCAAGGACGTCCGCGAATTGGCGACGCTGCTTCCCGCCGAAGCGATGCTCGACGGTGGAATCGTCGACTATTCGCTCGGTGCCGAACCGCGCACCGGCGGGTTTGCCATCGTGCACGAGACGAATCCTCTCAAGTCAGCCCAGCTCACGTACTATCGAATGGGCGACGGCCCGTTCCACGTGTTCTTCACCCCCTTCCACCTCCCGCACCTGCAAATCGCGTCGACCATCGGGCGCGCCGCGCTTTTCAACGACGCGACGGTGACGCCGCTCGACGGACCACGCTGCGAAGTCCTCGCCGTCGCGAAGCGGGACCTGCGCGCGGGTGAGAAGTTGGACGCGATCGGCGGGTTCTGCACGTACGGCCTGATCGACAATTCGTCGGCGGCGCGCGGCATCAACGCGCTCCCGATCGGCCTCGCCGAGGGGTGCACTCTGGCTCGAGACGTTGCCAAGGACAGCGCGCTCACGATGGCGGACGTGCGCATGCCGGCCGAGCGCTTGAGCGACAAACTCTGGGGCGAACAGCAGCAACGTTGGCCGGCGGGGTCGCAAGCATCCGCGCGGCCGGCGCTCGAGCGAGACCTGGTAACGCGATGA
- a CDS encoding bifunctional homocysteine S-methyltransferase/methylenetetrahydrofolate reductase: NRAAAKVARDAADGRALVAGAVGPLGIRLEPYGPTSKDEARAIFKEQMEGLADGGVDLFILETFSDLDEIEQAILAARAVDAKKPIIAQMTIGADGRTPYGAETDVVARKLDAWGADIIGLNCSVGPQTILECVEKMAPATRRKLSAQPNAGMPRDVGGRSMYMASPEYMATYARHLVQAGAKIVGGCCGTTPEHIHAIVEGIRPLAPRLAGTAVIHEPPPATGNGAHVERRPPASVEAVPFAERSHWAKKLATQEFVSSVEIVPPRGVDASRMIADVRKLKEAGVDAVNVPDGPRAQSRMGALLTSVLIEQQVGIESVTHYACRDRNLLGMLSDLLGASAVGLRNLLVVTGDPPKMGPYPDATAVFDVDSIGLTNLVSHLNRGLDPGGNAIGQPTRFVIGVGVNPVAIDVDQEIRRFSWKVDAGAEFAITQPVFDAAQLEKFFDRVGGQHIPVIAGIWPLVSVRNAEFLANEVPGVSVPETVIARMRKANEKSKDHAVAEGIAVAREMFERVRPLVQGIQVSAPFGKVELALRVLE; encoded by the coding sequence TGAATCGCGCCGCCGCGAAAGTCGCGCGCGACGCGGCCGACGGGCGCGCGCTCGTCGCTGGAGCCGTCGGACCATTGGGCATTCGCCTCGAGCCGTACGGTCCGACGAGCAAGGACGAAGCGCGCGCGATCTTCAAGGAGCAGATGGAAGGCCTCGCCGACGGAGGCGTCGATCTCTTCATCCTCGAGACCTTCTCCGACCTCGATGAGATCGAGCAGGCGATCCTCGCCGCGCGCGCCGTCGACGCCAAGAAGCCGATCATCGCGCAGATGACGATCGGTGCCGACGGCCGCACGCCATACGGCGCCGAGACGGACGTCGTCGCGCGGAAGCTCGACGCCTGGGGCGCGGACATCATCGGTCTGAATTGCTCGGTGGGCCCGCAGACGATTCTCGAGTGCGTCGAGAAGATGGCGCCGGCGACGCGCCGCAAGCTGAGCGCACAGCCGAACGCCGGCATGCCGCGCGATGTCGGCGGCCGCAGCATGTACATGGCGAGCCCCGAGTACATGGCGACCTACGCGCGCCATCTCGTGCAGGCAGGCGCCAAGATCGTCGGCGGCTGCTGCGGGACGACACCGGAGCACATCCACGCCATCGTCGAAGGCATTCGTCCGCTCGCGCCGCGCCTGGCCGGGACGGCCGTGATTCACGAGCCGCCACCGGCTACCGGAAACGGTGCGCACGTCGAGCGTCGGCCGCCGGCGTCGGTCGAGGCGGTGCCGTTCGCCGAGCGGTCGCATTGGGCGAAGAAGCTGGCAACGCAGGAGTTCGTGTCGTCGGTCGAGATCGTGCCGCCTCGCGGAGTCGATGCGTCTCGCATGATCGCGGACGTGAGAAAGCTGAAGGAGGCCGGCGTCGACGCGGTGAACGTCCCGGACGGTCCGCGCGCGCAGAGCCGCATGGGCGCGCTCCTGACGAGCGTTCTCATCGAGCAGCAGGTCGGCATCGAGTCAGTCACGCACTACGCCTGCCGCGACCGCAACCTGCTGGGCATGCTGAGCGATCTATTGGGTGCTTCGGCCGTTGGCCTTCGCAATCTCCTCGTCGTGACCGGCGATCCGCCGAAGATGGGTCCCTACCCGGACGCGACGGCGGTCTTTGACGTCGATTCGATCGGCCTCACGAATCTCGTGAGCCACTTGAACCGCGGGTTGGATCCCGGCGGCAACGCGATCGGCCAGCCGACGCGCTTCGTGATCGGCGTCGGCGTGAACCCGGTGGCGATCGACGTCGATCAGGAGATTCGTAGGTTCAGCTGGAAGGTCGACGCCGGAGCTGAATTCGCCATCACGCAGCCGGTGTTCGACGCGGCGCAGCTGGAGAAGTTCTTCGATCGCGTCGGCGGGCAACACATCCCGGTGATCGCGGGGATCTGGCCGTTGGTCTCGGTGCGGAACGCCGAGTTCTTGGCCAACGAGGTGCCGGGGGTGTCGGTGCCCGAGACCGTCATCGCGCGGATGCGGAAGGCGAACGAGAAGTCAAAGGACCACGCGGTGGCGGAGGGGATCGCGGTGGCGCGCGAGATGTTCGAGCGCGTGCGGCCGCTCGTGCAGGGGATCCAGGTGTCGGCGCCCTTCGGCAAGGTCGAGCTGGCGCTACGCGTGCTCGAGTAG
- the rfbC gene encoding dTDP-4-dehydrorhamnose 3,5-epimerase → MHFTELPIRGAWTIDPSPHADHRGRFFRAWCTNEFTALGIDFVPLQANIGTSRAAGTLRGLHYQAAPHDEAKLVRCTRGAVFDVLVDLRQGSPTFGRWAGAELSAENARMLFVPRGCATGYQTLVDDSDIYYMTSAVYEPSAVRGLKFDDPSVGIEWPLPPTAISEQDSRWPSLQDHLSPLEAAR, encoded by the coding sequence ATGCACTTCACCGAACTTCCCATTCGTGGGGCATGGACGATCGATCCATCTCCCCACGCCGACCATCGAGGAAGATTCTTTCGGGCGTGGTGCACGAACGAGTTCACCGCGCTCGGCATCGACTTCGTCCCGCTCCAGGCCAACATTGGAACGAGCCGTGCCGCCGGCACCCTACGCGGTCTGCACTATCAAGCGGCACCCCATGACGAAGCGAAATTGGTGCGTTGCACGCGAGGCGCGGTGTTCGACGTGCTGGTCGACCTGCGCCAGGGGTCGCCGACGTTCGGGCGCTGGGCCGGCGCTGAGCTTTCGGCGGAGAACGCGCGCATGCTGTTCGTTCCGCGCGGATGCGCGACGGGATACCAGACACTCGTGGACGATTCCGACATCTACTACATGACGTCAGCGGTATACGAACCGAGCGCCGTACGGGGCCTGAAATTCGACGATCCGTCGGTCGGCATCGAATGGCCTTTGCCGCCCACCGCGATCTCGGAGCAGGATTCGCGCTGGCCATCGCTGCAGGATCACCTTTCCCCCCTCGAGGCGGCACGCTGA
- a CDS encoding sugar phosphate nucleotidyltransferase yields the protein MKVVLFCGGLGMRLRDYDENLPKPMVTIGYRPIMWHLMKYYAHHGHTDFVLCLGYKGDVIKQYFLNYNEALSNDFVLTDGARKVELLHTDIQDWRITFADTGPTTAIGERLRQVRRHVESEEIFLANYTDCLTDLDLSSYIERFREKKVVAAMVTVAPNVSYHYVATSNGLVTALTDVRAARVRVNGGFFIFRREIFDYLREGEDLVDGPFSRLIADRQLMSFEYDGFWKAMDTFKDKQQLDELYARGGPPWENGRK from the coding sequence ATGAAGGTCGTGCTCTTCTGCGGAGGGCTGGGGATGCGCCTCCGCGATTACGACGAGAATCTCCCCAAGCCGATGGTCACGATCGGATATCGTCCGATCATGTGGCATCTCATGAAGTACTACGCCCACCACGGCCACACGGACTTCGTGCTCTGCCTCGGCTACAAGGGCGACGTGATCAAGCAGTACTTCCTGAACTACAACGAAGCGCTGTCGAACGACTTCGTGTTGACCGACGGCGCCCGCAAGGTCGAGCTGCTGCACACTGACATCCAGGACTGGAGAATCACCTTTGCCGACACCGGCCCCACGACAGCGATCGGCGAGCGGCTGCGTCAGGTGCGCCGCCACGTGGAGAGCGAGGAGATCTTTCTCGCGAACTACACCGACTGCCTCACGGATCTGGATCTGTCGAGCTACATCGAACGGTTCCGCGAAAAGAAAGTCGTCGCGGCCATGGTCACGGTCGCGCCGAACGTCAGCTACCACTACGTCGCGACGTCCAACGGTCTCGTCACCGCGCTCACCGACGTCCGTGCCGCTCGCGTCCGCGTGAACGGCGGCTTCTTCATCTTCCGCCGCGAGATCTTCGACTATCTTCGCGAGGGCGAGGATCTCGTCGACGGTCCCTTCTCCCGGTTGATCGCCGACCGCCAGTTGATGTCCTTCGAGTACGACGGCTTCTGGAAGGCGATGGACACGTTCAAGGACAAGCAACAACTCGACGAGTTGTACGCCCGCGGCGGCCCGCCGTGGGAAAACGGTCGAAAATAA